The following coding sequences lie in one Haloarcula marina genomic window:
- a CDS encoding DUF1328 domain-containing protein, translated as MIASYGVLDSAVSIQAVPLQLGGNFLELAVLFLILAIVAAVLGARGVAGLSMDIAKWLVIIFVVLAIVTFIL; from the coding sequence ATGATAGCATCATACGGAGTTCTGGATAGCGCGGTCTCGATCCAGGCGGTACCGTTACAGTTAGGGGGTAATTTTCTCGAGCTTGCAGTCCTCTTTTTGATTCTCGCGATCGTCGCAGCGGTGCTCGGTGCTCGGGGTGTCGCTGGACTCAGTATGGATATCGCCAAATGGCTGGTCATCATCTTCGTCGTTCTTGCCATTGTCACGTTCATCCTGTAG